Proteins encoded within one genomic window of Paenarthrobacter sp. JL.01a:
- a CDS encoding Flp family type IVb pilin has translation MSTFMIHTIAFIAGVKDRFAREEKGATAVEYGLLVALIAAVIVGTVLTLGQDVLKGFKTVADTLP, from the coding sequence ATGTCTACTTTCATGATCCACACCATCGCTTTCATCGCCGGCGTCAAGGACCGCTTCGCCCGGGAAGAGAAAGGCGCGACCGCCGTTGAATATGGCCTGCTCGTAGCTCTGATCGCCGCAGTCATCGTGGGTACGGTCCTCACTCTCGGTCAAGACGTCCTGAAGGGCTTCAAGACCGTCGCTGACACCCTGCCGTAG
- a CDS encoding TadE/TadG family type IV pilus assembly protein, which yields MRSKKTKDQAGAVAVEFALVLPIFLVLVLGIFEFGRAFNIQISLSEAAREAARYAAIHQAEAGYSVSAAQAAGVAAAPSVSLKPGDITVVSSGSTPCNVTVTVSYSTTWMTGFPGLVPGIPSQLKTSGKGVMRCGG from the coding sequence ATGAGATCCAAAAAGACCAAGGACCAAGCAGGCGCTGTAGCTGTTGAGTTCGCTTTGGTGCTGCCGATATTTCTCGTATTGGTGCTCGGCATTTTTGAGTTCGGCCGGGCATTCAATATCCAGATCTCATTGTCGGAGGCCGCCCGGGAAGCAGCGCGCTACGCCGCAATTCATCAGGCCGAAGCGGGCTACAGCGTCAGTGCTGCCCAGGCCGCGGGTGTGGCTGCCGCTCCATCGGTCAGCCTGAAGCCCGGAGATATAACGGTTGTTTCGTCAGGGTCCACCCCTTGCAACGTCACTGTCACGGTCTCCTACAGCACAACGTGGATGACCGGCTTTCCAGGACTGGTGCCGGGAATTCCGTCGCAGTTGAAGACCTCAGGCAAAGGAGTCATGCGATGTGGCGGCTGA
- a CDS encoding pilus assembly protein TadG-related protein, whose protein sequence is MTAMLMVALLGMTAFAVDVAMMYSEHAQLQNGADSAAIGIAQACAKSASSSDCAAPSSAATSLAGMNALDGVSNAPVASVNLSTGTVDITTQSRNTSGDNHFSLVFARALGLETADIKAKAQAKFGGFKATDALPLTFSKCESDPSFTKGLQFFPVHGTKLSDDPAYACPHQSSSGFEVPGGFGWLDHTGQCTIHLDVSNPWVNSNPGNDFDSTCSSTFASWEAKLKAGKPVEVLIPVFNTYCPVKKGSGTNPCNSAPSGKAFKIEAFAQISLSGWHLNGGGPTYMSSDAAALQKSLKLGNSDTGLFGTFIKKVSLTEAATLGGPTTYGALGVQLTK, encoded by the coding sequence ATGACGGCAATGCTTATGGTGGCCCTGTTGGGCATGACCGCTTTTGCGGTTGATGTGGCGATGATGTATTCCGAGCACGCGCAACTGCAGAATGGCGCTGACTCAGCCGCCATCGGCATTGCTCAAGCGTGTGCCAAGAGCGCCAGCTCCAGCGACTGCGCTGCTCCGTCGTCGGCTGCGACCTCCCTGGCCGGCATGAATGCCCTGGACGGCGTCAGCAATGCCCCGGTGGCCTCAGTCAACCTCAGTACCGGGACCGTCGATATCACTACCCAATCACGCAACACCTCCGGGGATAACCATTTCTCCCTGGTGTTCGCCCGCGCTCTTGGCCTGGAAACGGCCGACATCAAAGCAAAAGCACAAGCGAAATTTGGTGGTTTCAAGGCAACCGACGCTTTGCCGCTTACGTTCTCCAAATGTGAGTCGGACCCGAGCTTCACCAAGGGCCTCCAGTTCTTTCCGGTCCATGGGACCAAACTGTCCGATGATCCCGCGTACGCCTGCCCACACCAGTCATCTTCGGGCTTCGAAGTTCCCGGAGGCTTTGGCTGGCTCGATCACACGGGGCAATGCACCATACATCTCGACGTGAGCAATCCTTGGGTCAATTCCAATCCGGGCAATGACTTTGACTCGACCTGCAGTTCCACTTTCGCTTCATGGGAGGCAAAGCTCAAAGCCGGCAAACCTGTTGAAGTTCTTATTCCCGTCTTCAACACTTACTGCCCCGTCAAGAAGGGCTCGGGGACCAACCCCTGCAATTCCGCACCATCCGGCAAAGCCTTCAAGATCGAAGCGTTTGCCCAAATCTCACTGAGTGGCTGGCACCTCAACGGTGGCGGGCCAACATACATGTCCTCCGACGCGGCGGCTCTGCAGAAATCGTTGAAGTTGGGCAACAGTGACACCGGCTTGTTCGGAACATTCATCAAGAAAGTAAGTCTGACGGAGGCCGCGACTCTGGGCGGTCCTACCACGTACGGCGCCTTGGGTGTCCAACTCACTAAATAG
- the cpaB gene encoding Flp pilus assembly protein CpaB, with the protein MKTRLLGGIVAVVLAIVGTLLLVTYVQAADARAQKDLQPVDVLVIQKQIPEGADLQQIKSAVKLTSLPAASVPNGALKSLSGLEGKVAGVELIPGEALLGVRLVDPSSLAAPGSVPVPEGLQEVSVQLDAQRVVGGRLSAGDTVGVVVLLGNAGQAEADASAELVFHKVLVTSVQRATAKNTNTAQASSEQANTQLPEGSFIVTLARSDLDATKIVYGAKYGDIWLTKEPADAKESVRVTIKKAEVLQ; encoded by the coding sequence ATGAAAACACGCCTACTGGGAGGCATAGTAGCCGTCGTGCTGGCGATAGTCGGCACACTGCTGCTGGTCACATATGTACAAGCAGCTGACGCACGCGCGCAAAAGGACCTCCAACCTGTTGATGTCCTGGTCATCCAAAAACAAATTCCCGAGGGGGCCGATCTCCAGCAGATCAAGTCTGCTGTGAAACTCACGTCCCTGCCGGCGGCTTCCGTACCCAATGGGGCACTGAAGTCGCTTTCCGGGCTGGAAGGCAAAGTTGCCGGCGTCGAACTTATCCCCGGTGAGGCCTTGCTCGGCGTCAGGCTGGTGGATCCGAGTAGTCTGGCCGCCCCTGGATCCGTGCCGGTCCCCGAAGGCCTCCAGGAGGTTTCCGTGCAACTGGACGCACAGCGGGTTGTGGGCGGCCGACTGTCCGCCGGGGACACCGTCGGCGTTGTCGTGTTGTTGGGAAACGCAGGGCAAGCAGAAGCCGACGCGTCCGCCGAACTCGTCTTCCACAAGGTGCTGGTGACCAGCGTCCAGCGGGCCACGGCGAAGAACACGAACACCGCCCAGGCCAGCTCTGAGCAGGCGAATACGCAACTCCCCGAGGGTTCCTTCATCGTTACGCTGGCCCGCAGCGACCTCGACGCCACCAAGATCGTCTACGGAGCCAAGTACGGGGATATCTGGCTTACCAAGGAACCCGCAGATGCCAAAGAAAGTGTCCGCGTCACCATCAAGAAAGCAGAGGTGCTCCAATGA
- a CDS encoding CpaE family protein, protein MSRFLVITADVEFERRVRQAASGLHGDVQSIMADYLPQGPDDVLRVLSGELLEVLVLGPGLNVDDAIRLASLFDLQYPEISVVLAAGNAAEVALPAMRAGIRDLLEPAADESSIRVLLERASLASAGRRRGLGAQVDGSRQGGRIIAVMSPKGGVGKTTISTNLAVGLGRTSAMKVVIADLDLQFGDVASGLLLEPEKTIADAVTGAAVQDSMVLKSYLTVHPAGIYALCAPRNPSQVDQISAEQVGHLLEQLAEEFDYVIVDTAPGLGEHVLATLERASDVVWVCGMDIPSIRGLRNGLEVLDEIGLVPEHRHVVLNFADKRSGLTLADVEATVGCPVDITLPRSRSLPYSTNRGVPLLQDGAKDVTLRGLRQLVERFKPGWEERPHKQLHRRAVVR, encoded by the coding sequence ATGAGCCGCTTCCTGGTTATTACGGCGGACGTTGAGTTCGAGAGGCGCGTACGGCAGGCGGCCTCTGGCCTGCATGGTGACGTTCAGTCCATCATGGCCGACTATCTACCGCAGGGGCCGGACGACGTTCTACGGGTCCTCTCCGGAGAACTGCTCGAAGTACTCGTGCTTGGGCCCGGCCTCAATGTCGATGATGCCATTCGGTTGGCGAGTCTGTTTGACCTCCAGTACCCCGAAATCAGCGTCGTCCTGGCTGCAGGCAACGCTGCTGAAGTGGCCCTGCCGGCCATGCGGGCGGGTATCCGTGACTTGCTTGAGCCCGCCGCAGACGAGTCTTCCATCCGGGTCCTGCTTGAGCGGGCAAGCCTCGCTTCAGCCGGGCGCAGGCGGGGACTCGGCGCCCAAGTGGACGGAAGCCGGCAAGGTGGCAGGATCATTGCCGTCATGTCACCGAAAGGCGGAGTCGGCAAGACGACGATATCGACCAATTTGGCTGTCGGTCTCGGACGAACCTCCGCGATGAAGGTCGTCATCGCTGATCTCGACCTGCAGTTTGGTGACGTGGCTTCCGGGTTGCTCCTGGAACCCGAAAAGACCATCGCTGATGCCGTCACCGGTGCAGCCGTTCAGGACAGCATGGTCCTTAAGTCGTATCTGACGGTTCACCCTGCAGGTATCTACGCTCTGTGCGCCCCCCGTAATCCCTCCCAGGTTGACCAGATCTCGGCGGAACAGGTGGGGCACCTTCTGGAGCAACTGGCTGAAGAATTCGACTACGTCATTGTGGACACCGCGCCAGGTCTGGGCGAACACGTTCTCGCAACACTGGAACGGGCTTCGGATGTTGTCTGGGTCTGCGGTATGGACATTCCCAGCATCAGGGGGCTCCGCAACGGGCTTGAGGTCCTGGATGAGATTGGATTGGTCCCGGAGCACCGCCACGTCGTGTTGAATTTCGCTGACAAGCGGAGCGGCCTGACGCTGGCTGACGTGGAGGCCACCGTGGGTTGCCCCGTGGACATTACCTTGCCGCGGTCTCGTTCGCTCCCCTACTCAACAAACAGGGGTGTGCCTTTGCTCCAGGACGGTGCAAAGGACGTGACCCTCCGGGGTCTGCGCCAACTCGTAGAGCGCTTCAAGCCTGGCTGGGAAGAACGGCCGCACAAGCAACTGCACAGAAGGGCGGTAGTCCGGTGA
- a CDS encoding CpaF family protein, with protein sequence MSLAKRLESARGSGQESSSALPSGDPWAIPSTNIPDYLAGSSASGGISEDSSLALGAVKERTSNALFDRMGSRISDTSLDEGELHRYVKEELRAVIDEDDIPLTPSERQRLVQEIADDVLGLGPLQRFLDDKDVTEIMVNGADKVYVEIAGKLHLTNVRFTSEEHLRRIIERIVSKVGRRIDESSPLVDARLADGSRVNAIIPPLAVSGSSLTIRKFGRVPLTAQNLVQLGTMSPEITELLHACVQARMNIIVSGGTGTGKTTLLNVLSSFLPADERIVTIEDAVELQLQQSHVVRLESRPSNIEGKGEVAIRDLVRNSLRMRPDRIVVGEVRGGEALDMLQAMNTGHDGSISTVHANSPRDAIARLETLVLMAGMDLPLRAIREQISSAVNLVVQISRLRDGTRRITHVTEVQGMEGDVVTLQDAFTFDYSAGMDANGRFLGSAVPTGVRPRFVDHFANLGIRLSPAVFGSVPIGGGKR encoded by the coding sequence GTGAGCCTCGCCAAGCGCCTCGAGTCCGCTCGGGGATCAGGACAAGAATCATCTTCGGCCTTGCCCTCGGGCGATCCCTGGGCAATTCCCTCCACAAACATCCCCGACTACCTCGCCGGTTCATCGGCGTCCGGAGGAATCAGTGAGGACTCCAGCCTGGCGCTGGGAGCCGTCAAGGAGCGCACCAGCAACGCACTCTTTGATCGGATGGGTTCCCGCATTTCGGACACGAGCCTTGATGAAGGCGAACTCCATCGGTACGTAAAAGAGGAACTCCGGGCGGTCATCGACGAGGACGATATACCGCTGACGCCATCAGAGCGGCAACGTCTTGTGCAGGAGATCGCGGACGATGTCCTGGGCCTTGGTCCCCTTCAGCGATTCCTTGACGACAAGGACGTCACAGAGATCATGGTGAACGGCGCGGATAAGGTCTACGTCGAGATTGCTGGAAAGCTCCATCTGACCAATGTCCGCTTCACTTCCGAAGAACACTTGCGCAGGATCATCGAGCGGATCGTTTCCAAAGTGGGCCGTCGCATCGATGAATCTTCTCCACTCGTCGATGCAAGGCTTGCCGATGGTTCCCGCGTCAACGCAATCATTCCTCCCCTCGCAGTCAGTGGTTCGTCCCTCACCATCCGCAAGTTCGGCCGCGTACCGCTGACCGCACAGAACCTTGTTCAATTGGGAACCATGAGTCCGGAGATCACGGAACTCCTGCACGCCTGTGTCCAGGCCCGGATGAACATCATCGTTTCGGGCGGTACGGGAACCGGCAAGACTACGCTCCTTAACGTCCTGTCCTCATTCCTTCCCGCGGACGAACGCATCGTTACCATCGAGGACGCCGTGGAACTGCAACTGCAGCAGTCCCACGTCGTGCGATTGGAAAGCCGCCCCAGCAATATCGAAGGAAAGGGCGAAGTCGCCATCCGGGATCTCGTCCGTAACTCGCTGCGCATGCGCCCGGACAGAATCGTGGTCGGGGAGGTCCGTGGCGGCGAGGCACTGGACATGCTTCAAGCGATGAACACCGGACATGACGGCTCCATTTCCACAGTCCACGCGAATTCGCCACGCGATGCCATCGCCCGCCTCGAAACCTTGGTCCTGATGGCCGGGATGGATCTTCCACTCCGGGCCATCAGGGAGCAGATTTCTTCGGCTGTGAACTTGGTCGTCCAGATTTCGCGCTTGCGGGATGGAACACGGCGTATCACGCACGTAACTGAAGTCCAGGGCATGGAGGGTGATGTGGTGACACTGCAGGACGCGTTCACCTTCGATTACTCCGCAGGTATGGATGCCAACGGACGGTTCCTGGGGAGCGCGGTACCGACCGGCGTCCGGCCACGGTTCGTTGACCATTTCGCGAACCTTGGCATCCGTCTCTCACCGGCTGTCTTTGGCTCAGTGCCTATTGGAGGTGGAAAACGATGA
- a CDS encoding type II secretion system F family protein, producing MTATNPLILVAGLILGLAALAISLFLIPRSRNSEIALSRRRPNGGNEGSVLTRVTNSAVALVDNSVSASRASGTRILLEQAGLRMRPADYVLLVICGTFTGALIGFVLGGLIGIVLFAVGVPLGARLFLKVRTSRRRAQFEAQLGDTLQMLSGSMRAGHSLLRAVDAVAQEAQSPTRDEFARIVGETRLGRDLRDALMDAAARLHSEDFLWAAQAIEIHREVGGDLAEVLDHVGETIRERSQIKGQVRALSAEGRLSAYILIALPTGMFFYLCLFNGTYIRPLFTNPIGWVMLVVAVILLGVGTFWLSRVVKIKF from the coding sequence ATGACTGCCACCAACCCACTGATACTCGTCGCAGGATTAATTCTCGGTCTTGCGGCACTGGCCATCAGCCTGTTCCTCATTCCCCGGTCAAGGAACTCGGAAATCGCCTTGTCGCGGAGACGTCCCAACGGCGGCAATGAAGGTTCGGTGCTGACCCGCGTCACGAATTCGGCGGTCGCGCTGGTGGACAACAGCGTATCGGCCAGCCGCGCCTCGGGGACCAGGATTCTCTTGGAACAGGCTGGTTTGCGAATGCGACCTGCCGACTATGTTCTGCTGGTCATCTGCGGCACGTTCACCGGCGCACTGATCGGCTTTGTCCTCGGAGGCCTCATCGGGATCGTCCTCTTCGCCGTCGGAGTACCGCTAGGCGCCCGCCTCTTTCTGAAGGTCAGGACATCGCGTCGCCGGGCCCAGTTCGAGGCTCAGCTGGGCGACACCCTGCAGATGCTGTCCGGAAGCATGCGGGCAGGCCACAGTCTGCTGCGGGCAGTCGACGCCGTCGCCCAGGAAGCACAGTCACCCACACGGGACGAATTTGCCAGAATTGTCGGCGAAACACGCCTGGGGCGGGACCTGCGGGATGCATTGATGGACGCTGCGGCCCGTCTTCACAGCGAGGATTTCCTGTGGGCCGCACAGGCCATTGAGATCCATCGCGAGGTAGGCGGTGACTTGGCTGAGGTGCTGGACCATGTAGGCGAAACAATTCGCGAACGCTCTCAGATCAAGGGCCAAGTCCGGGCGCTCAGCGCAGAGGGTCGCTTGTCGGCATACATCCTGATAGCGCTGCCCACGGGCATGTTCTTCTACCTCTGCCTCTTCAACGGCACCTACATCCGGCCCCTGTTCACCAACCCCATCGGGTGGGTCATGTTGGTGGTGGCCGTCATCCTTCTGGGCGTGGGCACGTTCTGGCTCAGCCGCGTCGTCAAGATCAAATTCTAG
- a CDS encoding type II secretion system F family protein, producing MNLIAWAAVALIVLPIAFMAWAFISVDRAGLATVRTNLGRSAGATAELGPQSSRETLKRLAARITPQGYAVWLDKLLARLGRPAGLPLGRLLVLKPVLALAAGAIGLMFFLRAPSGPGFLLYLGVILVVYFIPDLLIHGRAAERQKAIQAELPNTLDQMLISVEAGLGFEGAMARAGQNGSGPLSMEMLRTLQDMQAGRSRKEAYVALADRVDVHDLRAFVGAIVQADAYGIAIANVLRTQAKQMRVKRRQRAEEQAMKLPVKVLFPLMFCILPVLFIVIMGPAVLNVMNNLAGSF from the coding sequence ATGAATCTCATCGCTTGGGCTGCCGTTGCACTGATCGTTCTTCCCATCGCATTCATGGCATGGGCCTTCATTTCAGTGGACCGGGCCGGCCTCGCAACTGTCCGTACCAACTTGGGCCGCAGCGCCGGAGCCACCGCCGAACTCGGACCGCAGTCCTCCAGGGAAACCCTGAAGCGCCTCGCTGCCCGGATTACTCCCCAGGGGTATGCGGTATGGCTCGACAAGCTACTCGCAAGGCTGGGACGTCCAGCCGGTCTGCCGCTGGGACGTCTGCTCGTCCTCAAGCCTGTCCTGGCTCTGGCCGCCGGTGCCATCGGGCTCATGTTCTTCCTGCGGGCACCCTCCGGTCCAGGTTTCCTGTTGTACCTTGGCGTCATCCTGGTGGTCTACTTCATCCCGGATCTTCTCATCCACGGCCGCGCAGCCGAGCGCCAGAAGGCCATCCAGGCTGAGCTGCCAAACACCCTTGACCAGATGCTCATCTCCGTCGAAGCCGGACTCGGCTTTGAAGGGGCCATGGCACGGGCAGGACAGAATGGATCCGGACCTCTGTCCATGGAAATGTTGCGCACCCTCCAGGACATGCAGGCTGGACGCAGCCGCAAAGAAGCGTACGTCGCCCTCGCTGACCGCGTCGATGTCCATGATCTCCGGGCCTTCGTCGGCGCAATCGTCCAGGCCGACGCTTACGGTATTGCCATCGCCAATGTCCTCCGAACCCAAGCCAAGCAGATGCGGGTAAAGAGGCGTCAGAGGGCTGAGGAGCAGGCCATGAAACTGCCTGTCAAAGTCCTGTTCCCACTGATGTTCTGCATCCTGCCCGTGCTGTTCATCGTGATCATGGGTCCGGCAGTCCTCAACGTCATGAATAACCTGGCAGGTTCCTTCTAG
- a CDS encoding tRNA pseudouridine synthase A produces the protein MNERKPAAPVLGGGGFLRVRLDLSYDGGPFSGWAMQPGLRTVQGSLEEALALLLQRSVRVTVAGRTDAGVHARGQVVHFDVTEAEWLSLPRGQELDPAVAILRRLRGALSRVLGDFTGAVEVHDAGLAPEGFDARFSALWRRYSYRIADGPGRWDPVLRGITLWHKVPLDVSLMNEGAQSLLGLQDFRSYCKPREGATTIRELQKFSFARGSDGVIVATVQADAFCHNMVRSLVGSTLRVGEGLEPPIWLHERLLERKRDAKSALAAPHPLVLEEVAYPSDSELLARAELTRARRE, from the coding sequence ATGAACGAACGAAAACCCGCTGCCCCCGTATTGGGGGGCGGCGGGTTTTTGCGTGTCCGGCTTGATCTTTCCTACGACGGCGGCCCTTTCAGCGGGTGGGCAATGCAGCCGGGCCTGCGGACCGTGCAGGGCTCCCTTGAAGAAGCTCTGGCCTTGCTCCTGCAGCGCAGTGTACGTGTAACCGTCGCCGGCCGGACCGACGCCGGTGTCCACGCCCGCGGCCAAGTAGTCCACTTCGACGTCACCGAAGCCGAGTGGCTGTCACTGCCGCGAGGACAGGAACTTGATCCCGCCGTCGCAATTTTGCGGCGGCTCCGCGGCGCTTTGAGCCGCGTCCTGGGCGACTTCACCGGTGCAGTGGAAGTGCACGACGCCGGTCTGGCGCCGGAAGGTTTCGACGCGCGCTTTTCGGCGTTGTGGCGCAGGTACAGTTACCGGATTGCCGACGGTCCGGGGCGGTGGGATCCGGTGCTTCGTGGCATCACGCTCTGGCACAAGGTGCCCCTGGATGTTTCCTTGATGAACGAAGGTGCTCAGTCCTTGCTGGGGCTCCAGGATTTCCGCTCGTACTGCAAGCCCCGGGAGGGTGCCACCACCATCCGTGAGCTGCAGAAGTTCTCGTTTGCGCGGGGGAGTGACGGCGTCATTGTGGCCACCGTGCAGGCTGATGCGTTCTGCCACAACATGGTGCGTTCGTTGGTCGGATCAACCCTGCGAGTGGGGGAGGGGCTGGAGCCTCCCATATGGCTTCACGAGCGGCTGCTTGAGCGGAAGCGGGATGCAAAATCCGCGCTGGCTGCGCCACATCCGCTGGTTTTGGAGGAAGTCGCCTACCCGTCCGACAGTGAGCTGCTGGCCCGGGCCGAGTTGACGCGGGCGCGGCGCGAGTAG
- the rplQ gene encoding 50S ribosomal protein L17 produces the protein MPTPTKGPRLGGGPAHERLMLANLAAALFEHKRITTTVTKAKRLKPYAERLVTFAKRGDLASRRRVLGLISDKGVVHELFTDIAGAVANRDGGYTRITKIGNRKGDNAPMAVIELVLEPVSPKQAVVAEATAAAAKAAPAAEAPAEEEVVETEAAETEEAPAAEAEAADAEVAETEEAPAAEDKK, from the coding sequence ATGCCTACCCCCACTAAGGGTCCGCGCCTCGGAGGCGGCCCGGCTCACGAGCGCCTGATGCTCGCGAACCTGGCAGCTGCTCTTTTTGAGCACAAGCGCATCACCACCACGGTCACCAAGGCCAAGCGCCTCAAGCCGTACGCAGAGCGTCTGGTCACCTTCGCCAAGCGTGGCGACCTCGCTTCCCGCCGCCGTGTTCTCGGCCTGATCAGCGACAAGGGCGTTGTCCACGAGCTGTTCACCGACATCGCCGGCGCCGTTGCCAACCGCGATGGTGGCTACACCCGTATCACCAAGATCGGCAACCGCAAGGGCGACAACGCTCCCATGGCTGTCATCGAGCTCGTTCTCGAGCCGGTTTCCCCGAAGCAGGCCGTTGTTGCTGAAGCAACCGCTGCCGCTGCCAAGGCTGCTCCGGCTGCCGAAGCTCCTGCCGAGGAAGAGGTTGTAGAGACCGAAGCTGCTGAAACCGAAGAGGCTCCGGCCGCTGAGGCCGAAGCTGCTGACGCTGAAGTTGCTGAAACCGAAGAGGCTCCGGCCGCTGAGGACAAGAAGTAA
- a CDS encoding DNA-directed RNA polymerase subunit alpha: MLIAQRPTLSEEVVSENRSRFIIEPLEPGFGYTLGNSLRRTLLSSIPGAAVTSIRIDGVLHEFTTVPGVKEDVTEIILNIKNLSVSSEHDEPVVAYLRKQGPGVVTAADIAPPAGVEFHNPDLHIATLNSKGKFELELTIERGRGYVSAAQNKSGDSEIGRIPVDSIYSPVMKVTFRVEATRVEQRTDFDKLIVDVETKQAIAPRDAVASAGTTLVELFGLARELNTAAEGIEIGPSPTDAALAADMALPIEDLDLTVRSYNCLKREGIHTVGELVARSEADLMDIRNFGAKSIDEVKAKLVELGLSLKDSPPGFDLAARAAAIEEDDAAFSDDEL; encoded by the coding sequence GTGCTCATTGCACAGCGCCCCACCCTGTCTGAAGAAGTTGTATCCGAGAACCGCTCCCGTTTCATCATTGAACCGCTGGAGCCGGGCTTCGGTTACACCCTCGGAAACTCCCTCCGCCGTACCCTGCTCTCCTCCATCCCCGGTGCTGCTGTAACCAGCATCCGGATCGATGGCGTGCTGCACGAGTTCACCACGGTTCCGGGTGTCAAGGAAGATGTCACCGAGATCATCCTGAACATCAAGAACCTTTCGGTTTCCTCCGAGCACGACGAGCCGGTTGTTGCTTACCTGCGCAAGCAGGGCCCCGGAGTCGTCACCGCCGCGGACATCGCTCCGCCGGCCGGCGTCGAATTCCACAACCCGGATCTGCACATTGCCACTCTGAACTCGAAGGGCAAGTTCGAACTCGAACTGACCATCGAGCGCGGCCGTGGCTACGTTTCGGCAGCTCAGAACAAGTCCGGCGACTCCGAGATCGGCCGTATCCCGGTCGACTCGATCTACTCGCCGGTCATGAAGGTAACTTTCCGCGTGGAAGCTACCCGTGTTGAGCAGCGCACCGACTTCGACAAGCTCATTGTCGACGTCGAGACCAAGCAGGCAATCGCTCCGCGCGATGCTGTTGCTTCCGCAGGCACCACCCTGGTGGAACTGTTCGGTCTGGCCCGTGAGCTGAACACCGCAGCTGAAGGTATCGAGATTGGCCCGTCGCCGACGGACGCTGCCCTGGCAGCGGACATGGCTCTGCCGATCGAGGATCTGGACCTCACGGTCCGTTCCTACAACTGCCTCAAGCGTGAGGGCATCCACACCGTGGGTGAACTCGTTGCCCGCTCCGAGGCTGACCTGATGGACATCCGTAACTTCGGTGCGAAGTCCATCGACGAGGTCAAGGCAAAGCTCGTCGAACTGGGTCTGTCCCTCAAGGACTCCCCTCCCGGTTTCGATCTCGCAGCCCGCGCCGCAGCCATCGAAGAGGACGACGCCGCGTTCAGCGACGACGAGCTCTAA
- the rpsK gene encoding 30S ribosomal protein S11, with amino-acid sequence MPPKTRGAVRKPRRKDKKNIALGQAHIKSTFNNTIVSITDPTGAVISWASAGEVGFKGSRKSTPFAAQMAAEAAAKRAQEHGLRKVDVFVKGPGSGRETAIRSLQAAGLEVGSIQDVTPSAHNGCRPPKRRRV; translated from the coding sequence ATGCCCCCGAAGACTCGTGGAGCGGTTCGTAAGCCGCGTCGCAAGGATAAGAAGAATATTGCGCTTGGACAGGCGCACATCAAGAGCACCTTTAACAACACCATCGTGTCCATCACGGACCCGACTGGCGCTGTGATCTCCTGGGCTTCCGCCGGTGAGGTTGGCTTCAAGGGCTCCCGTAAGTCCACCCCGTTCGCTGCCCAGATGGCTGCCGAAGCTGCTGCAAAGCGCGCTCAGGAGCACGGTCTGCGCAAGGTTGACGTTTTCGTCAAGGGACCAGGTTCGGGACGCGAAACCGCAATCCGTTCGCTTCAGGCTGCTGGCCTCGAGGTTGGCTCCATCCAGGACGTCACCCCCAGCGCCCACAACGGTTGCCGCCCGCCGAAGCGCCGCCGCGTCTAA
- the rpsM gene encoding 30S ribosomal protein S13 — translation MARLAGVDIPREKRLEIALTYIYGVGKTRAHETLAATGISADVRVKDLTDAELVQLRDYIEGNYKVEGDLRREVAADIRRKVEIGSYEGLRHRKGLPVRGQRTKTNARTRKGPKRTVAGKKKAGR, via the coding sequence ATGGCTCGTCTCGCTGGCGTAGACATTCCCCGCGAAAAGCGGTTGGAAATTGCGCTTACTTACATCTACGGCGTGGGCAAGACCCGTGCACACGAAACCCTGGCTGCCACCGGCATCAGCGCTGACGTTCGCGTCAAGGACCTGACTGACGCCGAACTGGTTCAGCTGCGTGACTACATTGAAGGCAACTACAAGGTTGAGGGTGACCTTCGCCGCGAGGTAGCCGCTGACATCCGCCGCAAGGTTGAGATCGGCAGCTACGAAGGCCTGCGCCACCGCAAGGGCCTGCCCGTACGCGGACAGCGTACGAAGACCAACGCTCGTACCCGCAAGGGCCCGAAGCGCACCGTCGCCGGCAAGAAGAAGGCCGGACGTTAA
- the rpmJ gene encoding 50S ribosomal protein L36, protein MKVKPSVKQICDKCKVIRRNGRVMVICENPRHKQRQG, encoded by the coding sequence ATGAAGGTCAAGCCGAGCGTCAAGCAGATCTGCGACAAGTGCAAAGTGATCCGCCGTAACGGCCGGGTCATGGTGATCTGCGAGAACCCGCGCCACAAGCAGCGCCAGGGCTAA